From the Purpureocillium takamizusanense chromosome 6, complete sequence genome, one window contains:
- a CDS encoding uncharacterized protein (TransMembrane:1 (o12-36i)~EggNog:ENOG503Q5EB~COG:Q), translating to MGLLAALTGPDPAFAAVVAALAVVTLLTVRCAAAYLRLRQFGGPRWTGVSNWPHSMAMLQNRCHEWYEEANEKYGPIARVAPNVLVTSSPDVWAHVNTKAGYKRSAWYYNACRIEHRRDNVFSQTDVAKHDFRRKQMAPGYSGRENLHLESSIDERIAEFLALIRAKYASAAPERAGVPLDLGEKVQFFTLDVISGVGLGRPFGMLASDADIDGYLRSSEDGLRAANAALALGLSWLAHAPLLGRLIAPSPRDGSGFGRMMAACFRRVDARAAEEEKEKKTNGAAIAAAGDGHSNGDSKRSDMLASFMRHGLAGDELRSEALEQIIAGSDTTSTGIRGALLHVVTNPRVYARLQREVDDAVAAYGLEDAAIISLAQAKRLPYLQAVIREALRVWPPAVNIFARDVPPGGDTVLVDGHRPVFLPGGASIGYSAYAMHHSEAIYGPDAKAFRPERWLAAAAEDPDRHALMLRTNDLVFGHGKYQCLGKPVAQLELAKTIFELMRNFDMTLVHPTKPWDARNTLGLFVISDMWVHVTERRQ from the exons ATGgggctgctcgccgcgctgACGGGCCCCGACCcggccttcgccgccgtcgtcgccgcgctcgccgtcgtgacCCTGCTGACCGttcgatgcgccgccgcatacCTCCGGCTGCGACAGTTCGGCGGCCCGCGCTGGACGGGCGTCTCCAACTGGCCGCACAGCATGGCCATGCTGCAGAATCGATGCCACGAGTGGTACGAGGAGGCCAACGAGAAGTACG GTCCCATCGCGCGGGTGGCTCCCAACGTGCTCgtcacgtcgtcgcccgacgtCTGGGCTCACGTCAACACCAAGGCTGGGTATAAGCGCTCCGCCTGGTACTACAACGCCTGCCGCATCGAGCACCGGAGGGACAATGTCTTTTCGCAGACGGACGTGGCCAAGCACGACTTCCGGCGGAAGCAGATGGCTCCAGGG TACTCGGGCCGCGAAAACCTCCACCTCGAGTCCTCCATcgacgagcgcatcgccgagttcctcgccctcatccgcGCCAAGTacgcgtccgccgcgcccgagcgcgccggcgtgcccctcgacctcggcgaaAAGGTGCAGTTCTTCACCCTCGACGTCATCTCGggcgtcgggctcggccgCCCCTTCGGCATGCTCGCctccgacgccgacatcgacggcTACCTGCGCTCCAGCGAggacggcctgcgcgccgccaacgccgccctcgccctcggcctctcgtggctcgcccacgcgcccctcctcggccgcctcatCGCCCCCAGCCCCCGCGACGGGAGCGGCTTCGGCCGCATGATGGCCGCGTGCTTTCGTCGCGtcgatgcccgcgccgccgaggaggagaaggagaagaagacaaacggcgccgccatcgccgccgcgggtgaCGGTCACAGTAACGGTGACAGTAAGCGCTCCGATATGCTCGCGTCGTTCATGCGCCacgggctcgccggcgacgagctgcgctccgaggccctcgagcaaatcatcgccggctccgacaccacgtcgacgggcatCCGCGGCGCCCTGCTGCACGTCGTCACCAACCCGCGCGTCTacgcccgcctccagcgcgaggtcgacgacgccgtcgccgcctacggcctcgaggacgcggccatCATCTCCCTCGCGCAGGCCAAGCGCCTGCCCTACCTGCAGGCCGTCATccgcgaggccctgcgcgtctggccgcccgccgtcaacATCTTCGCCCGCGACGTGcccccgggcggcgacaccgtcctcgtcgacggccaccgcCCCGTCTtcctccccggcggcgcctccatcGGCTACTCGGCCTACGCCATGCACCACAGCGAGGCCATCTACGGGCCCGACGCAAAGGCGTTCCGCCCGGAGcgctggctcgccgccgccgccgaggacccggACCGCCACGCCCTCATGCTGCGCACAAACGACCTCGTCTTTGGCCACGGCAAGTACCAGTGCCTGggcaagcccgtcgcccagctcgagctgGCAAAGACTATTTTTGAG CTCATGCGCAACTTCGACATGACGCTCGTCCACCCCACCAAGCCGTGGGACGCGCGCAACAccctcggcctcttcgtcatCTCCGACATGTGGGTGCACGTCACCGAGCGGCGGCAATAA
- a CDS encoding uncharacterized protein (COG:S~EggNog:ENOG503NUA9): MSSPKPPSRGSTAKSSPTSAQRASPPPNRTSPTPAPEADPSSPSPEPPINTQIPFNDHDDDADSAIDDDGSVYSSTASLSESIFDYRSIHGRTFQNSKTTEYWGPNDDRQNNGLDIAHHFMVMLKGDRLFDAPVHRPKRVLDVGTGTGIWAIDMADAYPSAEIIGTDISPIQPTWVPPNCIFHIEDAQLEWTYNPESFDFVHVRTLYGSISDWAEFYRQAFRALEPGGWFEDFEINIHLHSDVPEVRDDPEHIFKRWAKVFWEGGDRINRTLRIANNGTMRKLILEAGFTGVVERTYQVPVGSWSSDPKMKQIGTYNLAFMDESLEGFALFILKEIMGWKYEEVQLFVMEMRRAIRNPRIRPYYLMTNVHGQRPM; this comes from the exons atgtccaGCCCCAAACCGCCGTCTAGGGGCAGCACCGCAaagtcgtcgcccacgtcggcccagcgcgcctcgccgcctccaaaCAGGACCTCAccaacgcccgcgcccgaggCTGACCCGTCCAGTCCGTCTCCGGAGCCCCCGATCAACACGCAGATCCCCTTT AATGaccacgatgacgatgccgactcTGCTATCGATGACGACGGAAG CGTCTACTCTTCCACGGCCTCCCTCTCTGAGAGCATCTTTGACTACCGTAGCATCCACGGGCGCACATTTCAAAATTCCAAGACGACTGAGTACTGGGGCCCCAACGACGACCGGCAGAACAATGGCCTTGACATCGCCCACCACTTCATGGTGATGCTCAAGGGCGATCGGCTCTTCGACGCCCCCGTCCACCGTCCCaagcgcgtcctcgacgtcggcaccggcaccggcatcTGGGCcatcgacatggccgacgcctACCCGTCGGCCGAAATCATCGGCACCGACATCTCGCCCATTCAGCCTACCTGGGTGCCACCCAACTGCATCTTTCACATCGAGGATGCCCAGCTAGAGTGGACCTACAACCCGGAGAGCTTCGACTTCGTCCACGTGCGCACCCTCTACGGCAGCATCAGCGACTGGGCCGAGTTCTACCGCCAAGCTttccgcgccctcgagcctGGCGGCTGGTTCGAGGACTTTGAGATCAACATCCACCTACACAGCGACGTTCCCGAGGTGCGTGACGACCCGGAGCACATCTTCAAGCGCTGGGCCAAGGTCTTTTGGGAGGGTGGTGACCGTATCAACCGTACCCtgcgcatcgccaacaaCGGCACCATGCGcaagctcatcctcgaggcTGGCTTCACCGGCGTTGTTGAGCGCACCTACCAAGTTCCCGTCGGCTCCTGGAGCAGCGACCCCAAGATGAAGCAAATTGGCACCTACAACCTCGCCTTCATGGACGAGAGCCTCGAAGGCTTTGCGCTCTTTATTCTCAAGGAGATCATGGGCTGGAAGTATGAAGAGGTCCAGCTGTTTGTCATGGAGATGCGCAGGGCCATCCGCAACCCCCGCATCCGCCCTTACTATCTCAT GACGAACGTTCATGGCCAGAGACCAATGTAA
- a CDS encoding uncharacterized protein (COG:C~EggNog:ENOG503NVFK), giving the protein MASSKEFTREEVREHTSDDSLWCIIDSTVYDLTEFVDAHPGGESVLRQIAGQDATSVFYNLHRHEVLAKYPDLAVGTVRGESPQVITPQPGDLSKVPYAEPLWLAQPFRSPFYNDSHRRLRRAMREFVDRHLAPEAADCEATGRHIGQDMIERMSKLGILHMRLGPGKHLHGVELMGGGVVDGKEFDYFHDMIVAQEMARTMTRGFQDGNMAGMTIGLTAVLNFAHDEAWKNKIAQEVFSGKKKLCLAITEAFAGSDVAGLRTTAEKTPDGKHYIVNGTKKWITNGTFCDYFVTGVRTGKALSVLLIPRGEGVETKAIKTSYSAAAGTSYVTFDNVKVPVENLLGEENKGIHVILSNFNHERWTMTCRSWLVRDIESLLLTIPSRRHCALLQDHC; this is encoded by the exons ATGGCCTCTTCCAAGGAGTTCACCCGTGAAGAGGTGCGCGAGCACACCTCCGACGACTCCCTCTGGTGCATCATCGACAGCACAGTCTACGACCTCACCGAGTTCGTCGACGCccaccccggcggcgagtccGTCCTCCGCCAGATCGCCGGCCAGGACGCCACCTCCGTCTTCTACAacctccaccgccacgaGGTCCTCGCAAAGTAccccgacctcgccgtcggcaccgtcCGCGGCGAGTCCCCCCAGGTCATCACCCCGCAGCCCGGCGACCTGAGCAAGGTACCCTACGCCGAGCCGCTGTGGCTCGCCCAGCCCTTCCGCAGCCCCTTCTACAATGActcccaccgccgcctgcgccgcgccatgcGCGAGTTCGTCGACCGCCACCTCGcccccgaggccgccgactgcGAGGCCACCGGCCGCCACATTGGCCAGGACATGATCGAACGCATGAGCAAGCTCGGCATCCTGCACAtgcgcctcggccccggCAAGCAcctccacggcgtcgagctcatgggcggcggcgtcgtcgacggcaaagAGTTCGACTACTTCCACGACATGATTGTCGCGCAGGAGATGGCCCGCACCATGACCCGGGGCTTCCAGGACGGCAACATGGCTGGCATGACCATCGGTCTCACCGCTGTCCTCAACTTTGCCCACGACGAGGCCTGGAAGAACAAGATCGCCCAAGAGGTCTTcagcggcaagaagaagctgtGTCTCGCCATCACCGAGGCCTTTGCCGGCTCCGACGTGGCCGGCCTacgcaccaccgccgagAAGACGCCCGATGGCAAGCACTAT ATCGTCAACGGTACCAAAAAGTGGATCACCAATGGTACATTTTGTGACTACTTCGTCACCGGCGTCCGAACTGGCAAGGCCCTCAGCGTCCTTCTCATCCCCCGCGGTGAAGGTGTTGAGaccaaggccatcaagaCGTCGtactcggccgcggccggcaccAGCTACGTCACTTTTGACAACGTCAAGGTTCCCGTCGAAAACCTGCTCGGTGAGGAGAACAAGGGCATCCACGTCATCCTCAGCAACTTCAACCATGAGCGGTGGACAATGACTTGTAGGTCGTGGCTTGTGCGAGATATCGAGAGCCTGTTGCTAACGATCCCTTCAAGGCGCCACTGTGCGCTCCTGCAGGACCATTGTTGA
- a CDS encoding uncharacterized protein (COG:C~EggNog:ENOG503NVFK), protein MASSKEFTREEVREHTSDDSLWCIIDSTVYDLTEFVDAHPGGESVLRQIAGQDATSVFYNLHRHEVLAKYPDLAVGTVRGESPQVITPQPGDLSKVPYAEPLWLAQPFRSPFYNDSHRRLRRAMREFVDRHLAPEAADCEATGRHIGQDMIERMSKLGILHMRLGPGKHLHGVELMGGGVVDGKEFDYFHDMIVAQEMARTMTRGFQDGNMAGMTIGLTAVLNFAHDEAWKNKIAQEVFSGKKKLCLAITEAFAGSDVAGLRTTAEKTPDGKHYIVNGTKKWITNGTFCDYFVTGVRTGKALSVLLIPRGEGVETKAIKTSYSAAAGTSYVTFDNVKVPVENLLGEENKGIHVILSNFNHERWTMTCATVRSCRTIVEECLKWANQRLVFGKRLIDQPVIRQKLAKMIALVEANQAWLETITYQMCHMPYKQQAQHLAGPIGLLKMSCTRAAHEVADEAVQIWGGRGLTQTGMGKHIEMFNRTYKFDAILGGAEEVLGDLGVRQAMRNFPKSML, encoded by the exons ATGGCCTCTTCCAAGGAGTTCACCCGTGAAGAGGTGCGCGAGCACACCTCCGACGACTCCCTCTGGTGCATCATCGACAGCACAGTCTACGACCTCACCGAGTTCGTCGACGCccaccccggcggcgagtccGTCCTCCGCCAGATCGCCGGCCAGGACGCCACCTCCGTCTTCTACAacctccaccgccacgaGGTCCTCGCAAAGTAccccgacctcgccgtcggcaccgtcCGCGGCGAGTCCCCCCAGGTCATCACCCCGCAGCCCGGCGACCTGAGCAAGGTACCCTACGCCGAGCCGCTGTGGCTCGCCCAGCCCTTCCGCAGCCCCTTCTACAATGActcccaccgccgcctgcgccgcgccatgcGCGAGTTCGTCGACCGCCACCTCGcccccgaggccgccgactgcGAGGCCACCGGCCGCCACATTGGCCAGGACATGATCGAACGCATGAGCAAGCTCGGCATCCTGCACAtgcgcctcggccccggCAAGCAcctccacggcgtcgagctcatgggcggcggcgtcgtcgacggcaaagAGTTCGACTACTTCCACGACATGATTGTCGCGCAGGAGATGGCCCGCACCATGACCCGGGGCTTCCAGGACGGCAACATGGCTGGCATGACCATCGGTCTCACCGCTGTCCTCAACTTTGCCCACGACGAGGCCTGGAAGAACAAGATCGCCCAAGAGGTCTTcagcggcaagaagaagctgtGTCTCGCCATCACCGAGGCCTTTGCCGGCTCCGACGTGGCCGGCCTacgcaccaccgccgagAAGACGCCCGATGGCAAGCACTAT ATCGTCAACGGTACCAAAAAGTGGATCACCAATGGTACATTTTGTGACTACTTCGTCACCGGCGTCCGAACTGGCAAGGCCCTCAGCGTCCTTCTCATCCCCCGCGGTGAAGGTGTTGAGaccaaggccatcaagaCGTCGtactcggccgcggccggcaccAGCTACGTCACTTTTGACAACGTCAAGGTTCCCGTCGAAAACCTGCTCGGTGAGGAGAACAAGGGCATCCACGTCATCCTCAGCAACTTCAACCATGAGCGGTGGACAATGACTT GCGCCACTGTGCGCTCCTGCAGGACCATTGTTGAGGAATGCCTCAAGTGGGCCAACCAGCGCCTCGTCTTTGGCAAGCGCCTCATCGACCAACCCGTCATCCGTCAAAA ACTCGCCAAAATGattgccctcgtcgaggcaAACCAGGCCTGGCTGGAAACCATCACCTACCAGATGTGCCACATGCCTTACAAGCAGCAGGCTCAGCATCTTGCCGGCCCCATTGGCCTGCTCAAGATGAGCtgcacccgcgccgcccacgaggtcgccgacgaggccgtccaAATCTGGGGTGGACGCGGCCTCACCCAGACCGGCATGGGCAAGCATATTGAGATGTTCAACCGCACTTACAAGTTCGACGCCatcctgggcggcgctgaggaggtcctcggcgaccttggcgtGCGCCAAGCCATGCGCAACTTTCCCAAGTCGATGCTATAA
- a CDS encoding uncharacterized protein (EggNog:ENOG503P4DB~COG:O), protein MEYSRGACYSCGSTGHQARDCPTKGPAKCYNCGGEGHMSRDCPEPLKDNKSCYKCGQAGHISRDCPLAGGSGQATECYKCGEMGHIARNCTKAGFGGAYGGGGGAAGGFGGGAGKTCYSCGGYGHMSRECVNGMKCYNCGESGHYSRDCPKESAGGEKICYKCQQAGHVQAQCPNN, encoded by the exons ATGGAGTACTCTCGCGGCGCATGCTACTCTT GCGGCTCTACCGGCCACCAG GCCCGTGACTGCCCTACCAAGGGACCTGCTAAGTG CTATAACTGCGGTG GCGAGGGTCACATGA GCCGTGACTGCCCCGAGCCTCTCAAGGACAACAAGTCGTGCTACAAGtgcggccaggccggccacATTTCTCGTGACTGCCCtcttgccggcggcagcggccaggccACCGAGTGCTACAAG TGCGGTGAGATGGGCCACATTGCCCGCAACTGCACCAAGGCCGGTTTCGGTGGCGCCtatggcggtggcggtggtgctgctggtggcttcggcggcggtgctggcaAGACCTGCTACTCCTGCGGCGGCTACGGCCACATGTCCC GCGAGTGCGTCAACGGCATGAAGTGCTACAACTGCGGCGAGTCTGGTCACTACTCTCGCGACTGCCCCAAGGAGTCGGCTGGTGGTGAGAAGATCTGCTACAAGtgccagcaggccggccacGTCCAGGCCCAGTGCCCCAACAACTAA
- a CDS encoding uncharacterized protein (COG:S~EggNog:ENOG503P4EQ) encodes MTTHGASDPVMDATKPWFEFGRAILDGALQDACKRIDLLLATEQCADSSVADGELRNIRAKTDAGAAPVRSLGDQGLSFDEPPTSTAPLLLTPVPIVSPSKVDENSVATLQADNAQLRRRFNALSKNFKTARDALQRRKDEREKWIEHAAYLEGLIDAAEKEHGIRILPRRDQLAEPSTRTMTSTSDPSSKGKSTSEIDNGTTHVGNESPSAPRTAANPQEPVPGPLHSDSTQGDEEESAENLPPLPRQDVLDEVSIKQEPSSDVLVVVSERIIRKRKHEDISGPPVKSEPKEDSSPILSGGRYGVQTQESLDLDDIEKRMETPRKRKDQEHVSSSALDAAPRPHISFATPITAPARQPLLPQSAPRFVRSSALAPLSVNVRLARSAECKPRDTPRNKRHLGHAIGTLAEDGGVYGTNASGGKGYVTDSGAAGRLSTLLNSPSAAEDAVISRSTNKRRGAPSSDDRLPIPQRRELPFDKGAESTTRSPLAQPADTSRISLGSHTRVARNNSPPRKRQSMLAPSLRGKPPSELRLDDFKINPHANDGHDFAFAEVVRDKDDRACLPGCTDMHCCGKQFRALALSQRPDPPLTPAQRLEEQKLLEEYLGDYAYRIATMNREERDELWVEAKTQELANKYGKHRHRFSRMQSPPGFWNADFPSTQELEADKAEAAKRENQTVMERYREAMRPGGRWMFKDE; translated from the exons ATGACGACCCATGGCGCGAGCGATCCTGTCATGGACGCAACGAAGCCATGGTTCGAATTCGGACGAGCAatcctcgacggcgctctTCAAGATGCGTGCAAGCGTATAGATTTGCTGCTCGCCACCG AGCAGTGCGCTGACAGCAGCGTAGCGGATGGTGAGCTTCGAAACATCAGAGCGAAAACAGATGCGGGTGCAGCACCAGTCCGATCTCTGGGCGATCAAGGTCTAAGCTTCGACGAACCGCCAACCTCAACAGCTCCTCTGCTCCTCACACCAGTGCCCATTGTGTCGCCGTCGAAAGTGGATGAGAACAGTGTGGCGACGTTGCAGGCCGATAATGCTCAGCTCCGCCGGAGGTTCAATGCACTGTCAAAAAACTTCAAAACGGCCCGCGATGCGCTCCAGAGGAGGAAAGACGAACGGGAGAAGTGGATTGAGCATGCCGCGTACCTCGAAGGCCTAATCGAcgcggcggagaaggagcATGGCATTCGAATTCTACCGCGACGAGACCAGCTGGCCGAACCTTCGACAAGGACGATGACTAGTACAAGCGATCCGAGCTCCAAAGGTAAATCAACATCCGAAATCGACAATGGAACGACACATGTCGGCAATGAATCGCCCTCAGCTCCAAGGACAGCCGCTAACCCCCAAGAGCCGGTGCCCGGTCCGTTACACTCGGACTCAACGCAGGGAGATGAAGAGGAGTCTGCAGAGAACCTCCCGCCACTCCCCCGCCAGGACGTTCTCGATGAGGTATCAATTAAGCAGGAGCCTTCGTCAGACGTCCTCGTGGTTGTATCTGAACGCATAATTCGGAAAAGAAAACACGAAGATATTTCAGGACCACCTGTCAAATCAGAACCCAAGGAGGACTCCAGTCCCATATTGTCTGGCGGGCGCTACGGCGTGCAGACTCAGGAAAGTCTTGACTTGGATGACATTGAGAAACGCATggagacgccgaggaagcgcAAGGACCAGGAGCACGTGTCCTCAAGCGCCTTAGATGCAGCTCCACGGCCGCATATATCGTTTGCTACACCTATAACCGCTCCGGCTAGGCAACCTCTCTTGCCACAGTCAGCGCCTAGATTCGTCAGGTCGTCGGCACTTGCACCTCTTAGTGTCAATGTGCGGTTGGCAAGGTCAGCTGAGTGCAAGCCAAGAGACACCCCGAGGAACAAGCGCCACCTTGGCCATGCGATTGGGACTCTTGCAGAAGACGGTGGCGTCTATGGGACGAACGCTTCTGGTGGCAAAGGCTATGTGACAGATTCAGGGGCCGCGGGACGACTCAGCACGCTGCTCAATAGCccttccgccgccgaggatgctGTTATCTCGCGTTCAACAAATAAACGTCGGGGGGCACCATCCTCGGACGATCGCCTGCCTATACCTCAACGGCGCGAGCTTCCTTTCGACAAGGGCGCCGAGAGCACGACTCGCTCGCCGTTGGCCCAGCCCGCAGATACGTCCCGGATCTCGTTGGGTTCTCACACACGTGTGGCCCGCAATAATTCTCCTCCACGGAAGAGGCAATCCATGCTAGCACCTTCCCTGCGAGGCAAACCACCGTCTGAGCTCCGACTCGACGATTTCAAGATCAACCCGCACGCCAACGACGGTCACGATTTTGCCTTCGCCGAAGTGGTGCGCGATAAAGACGACCGCGCGTGCCTGCCCGGCTGCACGGACATGCACTGCTGCGGAAAGCAGTTCCGCGCGCTGGCCCTTTCCCAGCGGCCTGACCCGCCCCTCACACCCGCTCAACGTCTTGAGGAGCAGAAACTCTTGGAGGAGTACCTCGGCGACTACGCCTACCGCATCGCCACCATGAACAGGGAGGAGCGCGATGAGCTCTGGGTGGAGGCCAAGACGCAGGAACTGGCCAACAAGTATGGAAAGCACAGGCATCGCTTCTCGCGCATGCAATCCCCGCCAGGCTTCTGGAACGCAGACTTCCCCAGCACCCAAGAGCTGGAGGCGGACAAGGCGGAGGCAGCCAAGAGGGAGAATCAAACCGTCATGGAGCGGTACCGAGAGGCAATGCGGCCAGGGGGGCGGTGGATGTTCAAGGACGAGTGA
- a CDS encoding uncharacterized protein (COG:S~EggNog:ENOG503P4EQ) has protein sequence MTSTSDPSSKGKSTSEIDNGTTHVGNESPSAPRTAANPQEPVPGPLHSDSTQGDEEESAENLPPLPRQDVLDEVSIKQEPSSDVLVVVSERIIRKRKHEDISGPPVKSEPKEDSSPILSGGRYGVQTQESLDLDDIEKRMETPRKRKDQEHVSSSALDAAPRPHISFATPITAPARQPLLPQSAPRFVRSSALAPLSVNVRLARSAECKPRDTPRNKRHLGHAIGTLAEDGGVYGTNASGGKGYVTDSGAAGRLSTLLNSPSAAEDAVISRSTNKRRGAPSSDDRLPIPQRRELPFDKGAESTTRSPLAQPADTSRISLGSHTRVARNNSPPRKRQSMLAPSLRGKPPSELRLDDFKINPHANDGHDFAFAEVVRDKDDRACLPGCTDMHCCGKQFRALALSQRPDPPLTPAQRLEEQKLLEEYLGDYAYRIATMNREERDELWVEAKTQELANKYGKHRHRFSRMQSPPGFWNADFPSTQELEADKAEAAKRENQTVMERYREAMRPGGRWMFKDE, from the coding sequence ATGACTAGTACAAGCGATCCGAGCTCCAAAGGTAAATCAACATCCGAAATCGACAATGGAACGACACATGTCGGCAATGAATCGCCCTCAGCTCCAAGGACAGCCGCTAACCCCCAAGAGCCGGTGCCCGGTCCGTTACACTCGGACTCAACGCAGGGAGATGAAGAGGAGTCTGCAGAGAACCTCCCGCCACTCCCCCGCCAGGACGTTCTCGATGAGGTATCAATTAAGCAGGAGCCTTCGTCAGACGTCCTCGTGGTTGTATCTGAACGCATAATTCGGAAAAGAAAACACGAAGATATTTCAGGACCACCTGTCAAATCAGAACCCAAGGAGGACTCCAGTCCCATATTGTCTGGCGGGCGCTACGGCGTGCAGACTCAGGAAAGTCTTGACTTGGATGACATTGAGAAACGCATggagacgccgaggaagcgcAAGGACCAGGAGCACGTGTCCTCAAGCGCCTTAGATGCAGCTCCACGGCCGCATATATCGTTTGCTACACCTATAACCGCTCCGGCTAGGCAACCTCTCTTGCCACAGTCAGCGCCTAGATTCGTCAGGTCGTCGGCACTTGCACCTCTTAGTGTCAATGTGCGGTTGGCAAGGTCAGCTGAGTGCAAGCCAAGAGACACCCCGAGGAACAAGCGCCACCTTGGCCATGCGATTGGGACTCTTGCAGAAGACGGTGGCGTCTATGGGACGAACGCTTCTGGTGGCAAAGGCTATGTGACAGATTCAGGGGCCGCGGGACGACTCAGCACGCTGCTCAATAGCccttccgccgccgaggatgctGTTATCTCGCGTTCAACAAATAAACGTCGGGGGGCACCATCCTCGGACGATCGCCTGCCTATACCTCAACGGCGCGAGCTTCCTTTCGACAAGGGCGCCGAGAGCACGACTCGCTCGCCGTTGGCCCAGCCCGCAGATACGTCCCGGATCTCGTTGGGTTCTCACACACGTGTGGCCCGCAATAATTCTCCTCCACGGAAGAGGCAATCCATGCTAGCACCTTCCCTGCGAGGCAAACCACCGTCTGAGCTCCGACTCGACGATTTCAAGATCAACCCGCACGCCAACGACGGTCACGATTTTGCCTTCGCCGAAGTGGTGCGCGATAAAGACGACCGCGCGTGCCTGCCCGGCTGCACGGACATGCACTGCTGCGGAAAGCAGTTCCGCGCGCTGGCCCTTTCCCAGCGGCCTGACCCGCCCCTCACACCCGCTCAACGTCTTGAGGAGCAGAAACTCTTGGAGGAGTACCTCGGCGACTACGCCTACCGCATCGCCACCATGAACAGGGAGGAGCGCGATGAGCTCTGGGTGGAGGCCAAGACGCAGGAACTGGCCAACAAGTATGGAAAGCACAGGCATCGCTTCTCGCGCATGCAATCCCCGCCAGGCTTCTGGAACGCAGACTTCCCCAGCACCCAAGAGCTGGAGGCGGACAAGGCGGAGGCAGCCAAGAGGGAGAATCAAACCGTCATGGAGCGGTACCGAGAGGCAATGCGGCCAGGGGGGCGGTGGATGTTCAAGGACGAGTGA